One Phoenix dactylifera cultivar Barhee BC4 chromosome 14, palm_55x_up_171113_PBpolish2nd_filt_p, whole genome shotgun sequence DNA window includes the following coding sequences:
- the LOC103711595 gene encoding LOW QUALITY PROTEIN: ultraviolet-B receptor UVR8 (The sequence of the model RefSeq protein was modified relative to this genomic sequence to represent the inferred CDS: inserted 2 bases in 2 codons), which yields MDTTTSGATPSITFHTIVDQPLSLVSPLQQTFQRVQRHCFGDSIPGEFPLAANPSIVLHVLTACNLDPQDLANLEASSVFFHSLVVGIDNAADGSRVVPGNMYIFRKPANFAPDFELPISELAALDLCQKRAIFKPLKNEEREYLKQCCGGSWKLVLRYLLAGEACCRRERSQAIAGPGHSIAVTSSGAVYSFGSNNSGQLGHGTLEEEWRPRLIRSLQGIRIIQAAAGAGRTMLISDAGQVYAFGKDSFGEAEYGVQGSKVVTTPQIVESLKGIYIVQAAIGNFFTAVLSREGRVYTFSWGNETKLGHQTEPNDHEPHLLSGPLENIPVVQIAAGYCYLLALACQPSGMSVYSVGCGLGGKLGHGSRTDEKYPKLIEQFQTLNLQPMVVAAGAWHAAVVGRDGRVCTWGWGRYGCLGHGNEECESXPKVVEALSNVKAVHVATGDYTTFVVAETXDVYSFGCGESSSLGHSTGADGQANRHTNVLSPELVTSLKKINERVVQISLTNSIYWNAHTFALTDSGKLYAFGAADKGQLGIELVGQQNERGSPERVDIDLS from the exons ATGGACACCACCACCAGTGGAGCCACTCCTTCCATAACCTTCCATACTATCGTAGACCAGCCTCTCTCTCTTGTCTCTCCATTGCAGCAAACCTTCCAACGTGTGCAGCGCCACTGCTTTGGTGACTCCATCCCAGGGGAATTCCCCTTGGCGGCAAACCCCTCCATCGTCCTCCATGTCCTCACTGCTTGCAATTTGGATCCCCAGGATCTTGCTAATCTGGAGGCAAGTAGTGTTTTTTTTCATTCTCTTGTTGTTGGAATTGATAATGCCGCTGATGGGTCTCGTGTCGTGCCAGGCAACATGTACATTTTCAGGAAGCCTGCCAATTTCGCTCCTGACTTTGAATTGCCTATATCGGAGCTCGCAGCATTGGACCTGTGCCAGAAAAGGGCCATATTTAAGCCTTTGAAAAATGAGGAACGAGAATATCTTAAGCAATGCTGTGGGGGCTCCTGGAAGTTAGTTCTGAGGTACTTACTGGCAGGTGAGGCATGTTGCCGGAGAGAGAGGTCTCAGGCGATCGCTGGGCCTGGCCACAGCATTGCCGTGACTTCAAGCGGAGCAGTCTACTCCTTTGGATCCAACAACTCTGGGCAACTTGGCCATGGCACATTAGAAGAGGAGTGGAGGCCACGTCTTATCAG ATCGCTGCAAGGCATTCGAATCATACAAGCAGCAGCAGGAGCTGGACGGACAATGCTGATAAGTGATGCTGGACAGGTTTATGCATTTGGCAAGGACTCCTTTGGTGAAGCAGAGTATGGAGTTCAAGGGTCGAAGGTTGTTACAACACCGCAGATAGTAGAATCATTGAAGGGCATATATATTGTTCAAGCAGCAATAGGGAACTTCTTCACTGCGGTCCTATCTCGAGAGGGAAGGGTTTACACGTTCTCTTGGGGTAATGAGACAAAACTAGGTCACCAGACAGAACCAAATGACCATGAGCCCCATCTTCTTTCAGGCCCTCTTGAAAACATTCCAGTGGTGCAGATTGCTGCTGGCTACTGTTACCTTTTAGCATTGGCATGTCAACCGAGCGGCAT GTCTGTGTACTCTGTTGGCTGTGGTTTAGGAGGGAAGCTTGGGCATGGATCTAGGACTGACGAAAAGTACCCAAAGTTGATTGAGCAATTTCAGACTTTGAACCTGCAACCTATGGTGGTTGCAGCAGGTGCCTGGCATGCTGCTGTTGTGGGACGGGATGGACGGGTATGCACCTGGGGATGGGGGCGTTATGGCTGCTTGGGCCATGGGAATGAGGAGTGTGAGT GTCCCAAGGTGGTGGAAGCCTTGAGCAACGTCAAAGCTGTCCATGTCGCAACCGGCGATTACACCACCTTCGTGGTTGCTGAAA GGGATGTCTACTCATTCGGCTGTGGAGAATCCTCAAGCCTGGGACACTCCACCGGGGCTGATGGACAG GCCAACAGACATACAAATGTTCTCAGCCCAGAGTTGGTCACCTCGCTAAAGAAGATCAATGAGAGGGTAGTGCAGATTAGTCTCACAAACTCGATATATTGGAACGCGCATACTTTTGCTCTTACAGACTCTGGAAAACTGTATGCATTTGGAGCTGCAGACAAGGGACAGCTTGGCATCGAACTTGTTGGACAGCAGAATGAGAGAGGATCTCCAGAGCGCGTCGACATCGATCTTAGTTAG